One part of the Salmo salar chromosome ssa10, Ssal_v3.1, whole genome shotgun sequence genome encodes these proteins:
- the slc5a12 gene encoding sodium-coupled monocarboxylate transporter 2 isoform X3, giving the protein MAATLIYILQTILYTGVVVYAPALALNQVTGFNLWGSIFATGVVCTFYCTLGGLKAVVWTDAFQMVVMVVGFMTVLVQGTRKTGGAASVWEVAKNGNRLDIFDFDPDPLRRHTFWTISIGGTFTWLGIYGVNQSTIQRCISCKTETHAKLALYFNLLGLLVILVCAVFSGLIMYAFYANCDPWTAQSVTAPDQLMPYFVMEILGGYPGLPGLFVACAFSGTLSTVAASINALATVTYEDFVKQCCTNLSNKASGWISKGLCIVFGVACTTMAVAASYMGGIVQAALSIHGMCGGPMLGLFSLGIVFPWTNSMGAAGGLTVGIALSFWAGVGAFIYPALDINTRPLSLSIEGCLQPNSSDPTTSVPPSYLDPTALPSRSSLADHWYSMSYLYYSAVGFLATVTAGLLISFITGSTHTVCLPAKVQHTPSVCLPACKGHTRSRDVKPWLLRPVCNLFCFWSKKYKKMCWCGVNHELKQDMECPDADTVKDEGPFVKEDIGRKGMKRKIQPAKNCYNLQEKAHDNAGFTEDTKPF; this is encoded by the exons ATCTTATATACTGGGGTTGTGGTGTATGCTCCTGCCTTGGCCCTCAATCAAG tcaCTGGCTTCAACCTTTGGGGATCTATATTTGCAACAGGAGTTGTGTGCACATTCTACTGCACGCTG GGTGGGCTGAAGGCAGTGGTGTGGACAGATGCGTTccagatggtggtgatggtagtgggcTTCATGACCGTGCTGGTCCAGGGGACCCGGAAAACAGGGGGCGCGGCCTCCGTGTGGGAGGTGGCTAAAAACGGAAACAGACTCGACATCTTTGA CTTTGACCCTGACCCTCTGAGACGTCATACTTTCTGGACCATCTCTATTGGGGGAACCTTCACCTGGCTGGGTATCTACGGGGTTAACCAGTCAACTATACAGAGATGCATCTCCTGCAAAACAGAGACACACGCCAAACT AGCTCTGTACTTCAACCTGCTGGGTCTGCTGGTCATCCTGGTGTGTGCGGTGTTCTCCGGTCTCATTATGTATGCTTTCTACGCCAACTGTGATCCATGGACCGCCCAGTCAGTCACAGCACCAGACCAG CTCATGCCGTATTTTGTCATGGAGATTCTGGGGGGTTATCCCGGTCTTCCGGGGCTGTTTGTTGCCTGTGCGTTCAGTGGAACACTCAG TACTGTGGCAGCCAGCATCAATGCCCTGGCCACGGTGACCTATGAAGACTTTGTTAAGCAGTGTTGTACTAACCTCTCCAACAAAGCCAGCGGCTGGATCAGTAAAGGACTGT GTATTGTGTTCGGCGTAGCCTGCACCACTATGGCAGTTGCTGCATCCTACATGGGAGGGAttgtacag GCAGCTCTGAGTATCCATGGTATGTGTGGTGGTCCCATGCTGGGCCTCTTCTCACTGGGAATCGTCTTCCCCTGGACCAACTCTATG GGAGCAGCCGGCGGTCTGACAGTGGGCATCGCCCTGTCGTTCTGGGCGGGTGTTGGAGCCTTCATCTACCCTGCTCTAGACATCAACACTAgacctctgtctctcagtataGAGGGATGTCTTCAACCAAACTCATCTGACCCCACCACCAGTGTTCCACCTTCTTACCTGGACCCTACCGCTCTACCATCAAG gTCATCCCTGGCTGACCACTGGTACTCCATGTCCTATCTGTACTATAGCGCTGTTGGATTTTTAGCCACCGTTACTGCTGGTCTGCTCATCTCCTTCATCACAG GTTCAACACACACCGTCTGCCTGCCTGCAAAGGTTCAACAcacaccgtctgtctgtctgcctgcctgcaaag GACACACCAGGAGTCGAGACGTGAAACCGTGGCTCCTACGACCAGTGTGTAACCTCTTCTGTTTTTGGTCAAAGAAGTACAAGAAGATGTGCTGGTGTGGCGTCAACCACGAGTTAAAACAG GACATGGAGTGCCCAGACGCAGATACTGTTAAAGATGAAGGTCCCTTTGTCAAGGAAGATATCGGCAGAAAGGGGATGAAGAGGAAAATACAGCCTGCCAAAAACTGTTATAACCTGCAAGAGAAAGCACATGACAACGCTGGCTTTACCGAAGACACAAAGCCTTTTTAA